A genomic stretch from Mastacembelus armatus chromosome 7, fMasArm1.2, whole genome shotgun sequence includes:
- the LOC113145048 gene encoding glucose-induced degradation protein 8-B homolog → MSYAEKPEDITREEWMDKLNNVHIQRADMNRLIMNYLVTEGFKEAAEKFRMESGIEPSVDLDSLDERIKIREMILKGQIQDAIALINSLHPELLDTNRYLYFHLQQQHLIELIRLRETEAALEFAQSQLAEQGEESRECLTEMERTLALLAFDNPEESPFGDLLNMMQRQKVWSEVNQCVLDYENRESTPKLAKLLKLLLWAQNELDQKKVKYPKMTDLSKGTIEDPK, encoded by the exons ATGAGTTATGCAGAGAAGCCAGAGGACATTACAAGGGAAGAGTGGATGGATAAACTCAACAATGTCCACATTCAGAGAGCAGATATGAACAGGCTCATCATGAACTACCTGGTGACAG AGGGCTTCAAGGAGGCAGCAGAGAAGTTCAGGATGGAGTCTGGCATAGAGCCTAGTGTGGATTTGGATTCCCTAGATGAAAGAATTAAGATCAGAGAGATGATCCTGAAGGGACAGATCCAGGATGCCATTGCACTGATCAACAGTCTGCACCCGGAGCTGCTGGATACCAACCGTTATCTTTACTTTCATCTGcag cagcagcatctgatCGAACTGATTCGTCTGAGGGAGACTGAAGCTGCCCTCGAATTTGCTCAGTCTCAGTTAGCAGAGCAGGGAGAAGAGAGCCGAGAATGTCTGACAGAGATGGAAAGGACACTGGCCCTCCTAGCATTTGACAACCCTGAGGAGTCACCTTTTGGAGATCTGCTCAATATGATGCAGAGACAAAAG gtgtgGAGTGAAGTGAATCAGTGTGTGTTAGATTATGAAAACAGAGAGTCAACACCCAAGCTGGCCAAGCTCCTGAAGCTACTGCTGTGGGCTCAAAATGAACTTGACCAAAAGAAAGTGAAGTATCCTAAAATGACAGACCTCAGCAAGGGAACCATTGAAGACCCCAAATAA